A window of Vibrio ishigakensis contains these coding sequences:
- the thiI gene encoding tRNA uracil 4-sulfurtransferase ThiI: protein MKFIVKPHPEIFVKSESVRKRFTRILECNLRIIIQRRTESVAVYNRRDHIEVSANSHQYYQQVLEILTQTPGIHHVLEVKQSDFNDMHDIFEQVLELNRERIEGKTFVVRAKRRGKHDFTSIELERYVGGGLNQAVESAKVKLTKPDVTVNIEVASDKLNQVLARHKGLGGFPLGTQEDVLSLISGGFDSGVSSYLHIKRGSKTHYCFFNLGGPAHEIGVKQVSHYLWNKYGSSAKVKFIAVDFEPVVAEILEKVDDGQMGVVLKRMFMRAGGMIAERFGIQALVTGEALGQVSSQTLTNLRHIDGVTDTLILRPLINWDKEDIIDLSRVIGTEDFAKVMPEYCGVISRKPTVKAVKEKLEAEEANFDYSVLEKVVSEARIMDIRDIEKESQEQAPEVEQVTAVQEHATVLDIRSPDEEDENPLEIDGVDVEHIPFYKLATKFGDLDQSKTYLLYCDRGVMSRLQALYLQEQGFNNVKVYRP, encoded by the coding sequence ATGAAGTTTATCGTTAAACCGCATCCAGAAATTTTTGTTAAAAGTGAATCTGTTCGCAAGCGTTTCACTCGTATTTTGGAGTGTAACCTAAGGATCATTATCCAGCGTCGCACTGAGTCGGTGGCGGTATATAACCGTAGGGACCACATCGAAGTATCGGCAAACAGCCATCAGTATTATCAACAAGTGCTTGAGATCCTGACACAAACCCCTGGTATCCACCATGTGCTTGAGGTGAAGCAGTCTGACTTCAATGATATGCATGATATCTTCGAGCAAGTGTTAGAGCTAAACCGTGAGCGTATCGAAGGTAAGACCTTTGTAGTTCGCGCTAAGCGTCGCGGTAAGCACGACTTTACCTCTATTGAGCTTGAGCGCTATGTGGGTGGCGGTCTTAACCAAGCGGTTGAAAGCGCGAAGGTTAAGCTAACCAAGCCAGACGTGACTGTGAACATAGAGGTTGCTAGCGACAAGCTAAATCAGGTGCTTGCACGTCATAAGGGTCTTGGTGGTTTCCCTCTAGGTACTCAAGAAGATGTGCTGAGCCTTATATCTGGTGGTTTTGACTCGGGTGTATCTAGCTATCTACATATCAAGCGCGGCTCTAAGACCCATTACTGCTTCTTTAATCTGGGTGGCCCAGCGCACGAGATCGGTGTTAAGCAGGTTTCTCACTATCTTTGGAACAAATACGGTTCATCGGCCAAGGTTAAGTTTATCGCGGTAGATTTTGAGCCTGTGGTTGCTGAAATCCTTGAGAAGGTAGACGACGGCCAGATGGGCGTGGTGCTGAAGCGTATGTTTATGCGTGCTGGTGGCATGATTGCCGAGCGCTTTGGTATTCAAGCTTTGGTTACTGGTGAAGCGCTAGGTCAGGTATCGAGTCAGACACTGACTAACCTTCGTCATATCGACGGCGTTACGGATACGCTGATCCTTCGCCCACTGATTAACTGGGATAAAGAAGACATTATCGATCTATCTCGCGTTATCGGTACTGAAGACTTTGCTAAGGTAATGCCAGAGTACTGTGGTGTTATTTCTCGTAAGCCAACAGTAAAAGCAGTTAAAGAGAAGCTTGAAGCTGAAGAAGCGAACTTTGACTACTCGGTACTAGAGAAGGTTGTAAGCGAGGCGCGCATTATGGATATCCGCGACATCGAGAAAGAGAGCCAAGAGCAAGCTCCAGAGGTTGAGCAGGTTACGGCGGTGCAAGAGCACGCGACCGTTCTGGACATCCGTAGCCCAGATGAAGAAGACGAGAACCCGCTTGAAATAGATGGTGTAGATGTGGAGCACATTCCATTCTATAAGCTAGCGACCAAGTTTGGTGACCTTGACCAGTCGAAGACCTATCTTCTTTATTGTGACCGAGGTGTGATGAGCCGTCTGCAGGCTCTGTATCTGCAAGAGCAAGGATTCAACAACGTTAAGGTATATCGCCCTTAA
- the ispA gene encoding (2E,6E)-farnesyl diphosphate synthase: MNHFKQQLSDYQQRNNQQLTHWLDTLPNQEDALTQAMRYGLLLGGKRARPFLVYATGSIFGVKPEHLDTPASAIECVHAYSLIHDDLPAMDDDELRRGQPTCHIKFDEATAILAGDALQTLAFSILAEGKLAPNAESQRIKMVQTLASASGAAGMCLGQSLDLAAENKQVGLDQLQLIHRNKTGALIKAAVQLGALAAGETGIQYLDNLNAYAEKIGLAFQVQDDILDITGDTQTLGKPQGSDLEQNKSTYPSLLGLDKAQQTAQELLKQALQELEKIPFDTLMLEQFAGYVVERNN, from the coding sequence ATGAACCATTTTAAGCAGCAACTCAGCGACTATCAGCAGAGAAACAACCAGCAGCTGACGCACTGGTTAGATACACTGCCAAACCAAGAAGACGCCCTTACCCAAGCGATGCGTTACGGCCTTTTATTAGGTGGTAAGCGTGCAAGGCCTTTCTTGGTGTATGCAACTGGCTCCATCTTTGGCGTGAAGCCAGAACACCTTGATACACCAGCCAGTGCTATCGAGTGTGTACACGCCTACTCACTGATTCATGATGACTTGCCTGCTATGGACGACGATGAACTTCGTCGCGGTCAACCAACTTGCCACATCAAGTTTGATGAAGCGACCGCTATTCTAGCGGGTGACGCCTTACAAACCCTTGCCTTTAGTATTCTTGCTGAGGGTAAGCTTGCTCCTAACGCTGAAAGTCAGCGTATAAAGATGGTGCAAACTCTAGCGAGTGCATCGGGAGCGGCTGGGATGTGTTTAGGGCAGTCCCTAGACCTTGCAGCAGAAAACAAGCAAGTGGGTCTAGATCAATTACAATTGATTCATCGCAACAAAACTGGCGCACTTATCAAGGCCGCAGTACAGCTTGGCGCATTGGCGGCAGGCGAAACTGGTATCCAATATCTAGACAACCTAAATGCGTATGCAGAGAAAATAGGTTTGGCATTCCAGGTTCAGGACGACATTTTAGACATTACTGGTGACACCCAAACCCTTGGCAAGCCGCAGGGATCAGACTTGGAACAAAACAAGTCGACCTACCCTTCGCTGTTGGGTCTGGATAAAGCACAGCAAACGGCGCAAGAGCTTCTAAAGCAAGCCCTTCAAGAACTGGAAAAGATCCCGTTTGATACCTTGATGCTGGAACAATTTGCCGGTTATGTCGTGGAACGAAATAACTAA
- the xseB gene encoding exodeoxyribonuclease VII small subunit, protein MAAKKPENMSFEESLKELDTIVNQLEQGDLDLDAALKSFERGIALARAGQTKLDSAEQRVSILMDNQADAAPVDFNPEIGDEPF, encoded by the coding sequence ATGGCAGCGAAAAAACCAGAAAACATGAGTTTCGAGGAGTCCCTTAAGGAGCTCGACACCATAGTCAATCAGCTTGAACAAGGTGATTTGGACCTTGATGCCGCACTAAAAAGCTTTGAGCGAGGCATCGCCCTAGCACGTGCCGGACAAACCAAACTTGACTCAGCTGAACAACGTGTTTCTATCCTTATGGATAACCAAGCCGACGCTGCCCCTGTAGACTTCAATCCAGAAATTGGCGATGAACCATTTTAA
- a CDS encoding transcriptional regulator GcvA → MSRRLPPLNSLKVFEAAARHLSFTRAAEELFVTQAAVSHQVKALEEFLGLKLFRRRNRSLLLTEEGQSYFLDIKDIFTSLSEATDKVLERSEKGSLTISLQPSFAIQWLVPRLADFNAQEPDIDVRIKAVDMDDGSLTDDVDVAIYYGRGNWPGVRADKLYQEYLIPLCSPGLLIGSKPLESLQDLSRHTLLHDTSRKDWKQFVRQHDVEGVNVNHGPIFSHSTMVLQAAAHGQGIALGNNVLAQPEIEAGRLISPFEEVLVSKNAFYVVCDAKQAEMGRIATFRDWMLSIAAKEGAPAVSQE, encoded by the coding sequence ATGTCGAGACGATTACCCCCACTAAATTCATTGAAGGTTTTTGAGGCTGCAGCGAGGCATTTAAGCTTCACTCGAGCCGCTGAAGAGCTGTTTGTTACCCAAGCTGCTGTGAGCCATCAGGTGAAGGCACTTGAAGAATTTCTTGGTCTAAAACTGTTCAGAAGACGCAACCGCTCTTTGCTACTCACAGAGGAAGGACAGAGCTATTTCTTGGACATCAAGGATATCTTTACCTCACTGTCTGAGGCGACCGATAAGGTGCTAGAGCGCAGTGAGAAAGGCTCTTTGACCATCAGTTTGCAACCCAGCTTTGCTATCCAGTGGCTAGTGCCGCGACTGGCGGATTTTAATGCCCAAGAACCGGATATCGATGTGCGAATCAAAGCGGTGGATATGGATGACGGCTCTCTTACTGATGATGTGGATGTGGCTATCTATTATGGTCGAGGTAACTGGCCGGGCGTGCGTGCGGACAAGCTCTACCAGGAGTACTTGATACCGCTTTGCTCTCCAGGCCTGCTTATCGGCTCTAAACCACTAGAGTCTCTGCAAGACCTTTCTAGACACACTTTGTTACATGATACTTCGCGTAAGGATTGGAAGCAGTTCGTGCGCCAGCATGATGTAGAAGGGGTAAACGTGAATCATGGTCCGATATTTAGTCACTCGACCATGGTGCTTCAGGCCGCAGCACACGGCCAAGGTATCGCATTAGGCAACAATGTACTGGCTCAGCCAGAGATAGAGGCAGGACGCCTTATTAGCCCATTTGAGGAGGTGCTCGTGAGTAAGAACGCCTTCTATGTGGTGTGTGACGCCAAACAAGCAGAAATGGGAAGAATTGCTACCTTTAGAGACTGGATGCTGAGTATTGCTGCCAAAGAAGGCGCACCAGCGGTCTCTCAAGAGTAA
- the dxs gene encoding 1-deoxy-D-xylulose-5-phosphate synthase, giving the protein MTLNISKYPTLALANTPDELRALPRETLPTLCDELRTYLLNSVSQSSGHLASGLGTVELTVALHYVYNTPFDQLIWDVGHQAYPHKILTGRREQMPTIRQKDGLHPFPWRGESEYDVLSVGHSSTSISAALGIAIGAQKEAKGRKVVSVIGDGAITAGMAFEAMNHAGDVHTDMLVILNDNEMSISENVGALNNHLAQVLSGSLYTTLREGGKKVLSGLPPIKELAKRTEEHLKGMVVPGTMFEELGFNYIGPVDGHDVSELVKTLKNMRNLKGPQFLHIMTKKGKGYEPAERDPIGYHGVPKFDPAHTSLPKSKGGLPTFSKVFGDFLCDMAAQDPKLMAITPAMREGSGMVRFSKEYPEQYFDVAIAEQHAVTLATGLAISGNKPIVAIYSTFLQRGYDQLIHDVAIMNLPVMFAIDRAGLVGADGQTHQGAFDLSFMRCIPNMVIMAPSDENECRQMLYTGHQHEGPTAVRYPRGNGIGAEIQREFTAIEIGKGRKVRDGNGKVAILSFGTFLDNATQAAEVLDATVADMRFVKPLDEELILELAETHEVLVTIEENVIAGGAGSGVVEFLMSKKVMKPVLNLGLPDRFVPQGTQGEMHEELGLDAQGIEKAINDYQNA; this is encoded by the coding sequence ATGACTCTGAATATCTCAAAATACCCAACATTGGCGCTAGCCAATACGCCTGATGAGCTACGAGCTCTACCAAGAGAGACATTGCCTACCCTGTGCGATGAGCTTCGCACTTATCTGCTCAACAGTGTTAGCCAATCAAGTGGACACCTAGCCTCCGGTCTTGGCACCGTCGAGCTGACCGTGGCACTGCACTATGTGTACAACACTCCGTTCGACCAACTTATCTGGGATGTAGGCCACCAAGCTTACCCGCATAAGATCCTAACCGGCCGTCGTGAGCAGATGCCTACTATCCGCCAAAAAGATGGGCTGCACCCTTTCCCATGGCGCGGTGAAAGCGAGTATGACGTACTCTCTGTGGGCCACTCTTCTACCTCTATTAGCGCTGCGCTGGGTATCGCTATCGGTGCACAAAAAGAAGCTAAGGGTCGCAAGGTCGTGAGTGTTATCGGTGATGGCGCTATCACTGCCGGTATGGCGTTTGAAGCCATGAACCACGCCGGTGACGTACACACAGACATGCTAGTTATCCTAAATGATAACGAGATGTCTATTTCAGAGAACGTGGGCGCGCTAAATAATCATTTGGCTCAGGTGCTTTCTGGCAGTCTTTACACCACACTGCGTGAAGGTGGGAAGAAGGTGCTATCAGGCCTGCCTCCAATCAAAGAGCTGGCAAAACGCACCGAAGAGCATCTAAAAGGTATGGTTGTCCCTGGCACCATGTTTGAAGAACTGGGCTTTAACTATATCGGTCCAGTGGACGGTCACGATGTTTCCGAGCTGGTTAAGACCTTAAAGAACATGCGTAACCTTAAAGGGCCACAGTTCCTGCATATCATGACTAAGAAAGGTAAAGGTTACGAGCCGGCAGAACGCGATCCTATCGGCTATCACGGCGTGCCTAAGTTCGACCCTGCCCACACCTCTTTGCCAAAGAGCAAAGGTGGTCTACCGACCTTCTCTAAGGTATTTGGTGACTTCCTATGTGATATGGCAGCCCAAGACCCTAAGCTAATGGCGATCACTCCAGCCATGCGTGAAGGCTCGGGAATGGTACGCTTTTCTAAAGAGTATCCTGAACAATACTTCGATGTGGCGATTGCTGAGCAGCATGCGGTTACTCTGGCAACTGGCTTAGCTATCTCAGGTAACAAGCCTATCGTGGCTATCTACTCTACCTTCCTGCAGCGTGGTTACGATCAACTGATCCATGATGTCGCCATCATGAACCTGCCAGTAATGTTCGCTATCGACCGTGCCGGTCTAGTCGGTGCCGATGGTCAAACCCACCAAGGTGCGTTTGACCTCAGCTTTATGCGCTGCATCCCTAACATGGTGATCATGGCACCAAGCGATGAGAACGAATGTCGCCAGATGCTTTACACAGGCCACCAGCATGAAGGACCAACTGCGGTTCGCTATCCTCGTGGTAATGGTATTGGAGCCGAGATCCAGCGTGAGTTTACCGCCATTGAAATTGGTAAAGGCCGCAAGGTTCGTGACGGCAATGGCAAGGTAGCTATCCTAAGCTTTGGTACCTTCCTAGACAACGCCACTCAAGCGGCAGAAGTTCTGGATGCTACTGTTGCTGATATGCGCTTTGTTAAACCTCTTGATGAAGAACTGATCCTTGAACTGGCCGAAACACATGAAGTGCTAGTCACCATCGAAGAAAACGTAATTGCCGGTGGTGCTGGCAGTGGCGTGGTTGAGTTCTTGATGAGTAAGAAGGTAATGAAGCCAGTACTGAACCTTGGTCTACCAGATCGCTTTGTTCCGCAAGGTACTCAAGGCGAGATGCATGAAGAGCTTGGACTCGACGCACAAGGCATCGAAAAAGCCATCAACGACTACCAAAACGCATAA
- the pgpA gene encoding phosphatidylglycerophosphatase A: protein MSNPLDKITLDNPWHLLATGFGSGLSPIVPGTMGTIASIPLYLALVQLPLPAYLIAVLISCIVGIKICGKTSEDMGVHDHGSIVWDEFVGFWITMAVVPLMGIAANDWKWLIAGFVLFRAFDMIKPWPISYLDKHIHGGLGIMIDDILAGVMAAISLVLLGYFLGWM, encoded by the coding sequence ATGAGCAATCCCCTAGATAAGATCACCCTCGATAATCCTTGGCACCTATTAGCGACAGGTTTTGGTAGTGGTCTATCTCCGATAGTACCCGGCACTATGGGCACTATCGCCTCGATTCCACTGTATCTTGCCTTAGTGCAACTGCCGTTGCCCGCTTATCTTATTGCTGTGCTGATCTCCTGCATCGTCGGGATTAAGATCTGCGGCAAGACCTCGGAGGATATGGGCGTGCACGACCACGGCTCTATCGTGTGGGATGAGTTTGTTGGCTTTTGGATCACCATGGCGGTCGTGCCGCTAATGGGTATTGCCGCGAACGACTGGAAGTGGTTGATTGCCGGCTTCGTACTATTCCGCGCCTTTGACATGATCAAACCATGGCCTATTAGCTACCTAGATAAGCACATCCATGGCGGTCTGGGTATCATGATAGATGACATACTTGCCGGTGTGATGGCCGCCATCTCGCTGGTACTTCTTGGGTATTTCCTAGGTTGGATGTAA
- a CDS encoding aldo/keto reductase, which yields MTRKQQQFLAQKGVSKASITNGLALSNIGLGTYLGDATEEHDTGFIQAIQKSVALGCNLIDTAINYRGQRSELNVSKALQQIFANSDISRDELVIATKGGFTPSDWRSGRIGRDARQDMKDFYQYSVAPILGKGAAGNERINFIEADFIEWAFNQSLHNLSLAKIDIYYLHNPEMSLETLGEDTFYTELENTFYFLESQVKAGKLGIYGFATWSGFLADESEANYLNLEKILETAKRAGGDNHSFKVIQLPYNQARTEASDKLNQNGHSILNAAKANNLTMFTNVSLNQGKDFDRFTPESMINFLIEDERIDCALIGMKDPNKVERNLKQIL from the coding sequence ATGACACGTAAGCAACAGCAATTCTTAGCTCAAAAGGGCGTCAGCAAGGCCTCAATCACAAACGGACTAGCCCTATCTAACATCGGCCTTGGTACCTATTTGGGTGATGCGACAGAAGAGCACGACACCGGCTTTATTCAGGCCATCCAGAAATCTGTGGCGCTCGGCTGCAATCTTATCGATACCGCTATTAATTATCGTGGGCAACGCTCTGAGCTTAATGTATCTAAAGCTCTACAACAGATATTTGCCAATAGCGATATCTCTCGAGATGAGCTTGTTATTGCCACTAAGGGTGGCTTTACACCTTCAGATTGGCGCTCTGGTCGCATTGGACGCGATGCTCGTCAGGATATGAAGGATTTCTATCAATACAGCGTCGCGCCTATCCTAGGAAAAGGTGCCGCAGGTAACGAGCGTATCAATTTTATCGAAGCTGATTTTATTGAGTGGGCATTTAACCAAAGCCTACATAACTTGAGCTTGGCTAAGATAGATATCTACTATCTGCACAATCCAGAGATGTCTCTCGAAACGCTAGGAGAAGATACCTTTTATACAGAGCTTGAAAATACCTTTTATTTTCTAGAGTCGCAAGTAAAAGCAGGCAAACTAGGTATATATGGCTTTGCCACTTGGTCAGGCTTTTTAGCCGATGAATCAGAGGCGAATTATCTGAACTTGGAAAAAATCCTAGAGACTGCGAAACGCGCAGGTGGCGATAACCACAGCTTCAAGGTCATCCAACTGCCCTACAATCAGGCTAGGACTGAAGCCTCTGATAAGCTAAACCAAAACGGTCACTCAATACTAAATGCCGCCAAGGCAAACAATCTAACCATGTTTACCAATGTCTCCCTCAATCAAGGTAAAGACTTCGATAGATTCACACCTGAATCGATGATTAACTTCTTGATAGAGGACGAACGCATAGACTGCGCCCTGATCGGAATGAAAGATCCAAACAAGGTAGAAAGAAACCTAAAACAGATCCTGTAA
- the rlmM gene encoding 23S rRNA (cytidine(2498)-2'-O)-methyltransferase RlmM, producing the protein MKQVILYCRAGFEKDCAAEIQEKATRLEVFGYPKTKSNSGYVLFECYTEGDAERLVKEIDFQTLIFARQMFAVAAELQDLPSEDRISPMFEALSEVDMPVCGDIRVETPDTNEAKELLKFCRKFTVPLRQAMRGKGLLLKKEHSKKPVMHVCFVAPGHCFIGYSLPGNNSQFFMGIPRLKFPADAPSRSTLKLEEAFHVFIPKHEWDTRLSSGMWAVDLGACPGGWTYQLVKRSMFVHAIDNGMMAQSLMDTGQVKHHQVDGFKFEPPRKNVTWLVCDMIEKPSRVAQLMGEWLIQGWCKEAIFNLKLPMKGRYDEVVDDIENLKIFLRDNGVKYTMQAKHLYHDREEITVHVRSHANLGW; encoded by the coding sequence TTGAAACAGGTTATTTTGTACTGCCGTGCTGGCTTTGAGAAAGACTGCGCAGCAGAAATCCAAGAAAAAGCGACTCGCCTAGAGGTATTTGGTTATCCTAAGACCAAGAGCAACAGTGGCTACGTGCTATTTGAGTGCTATACAGAGGGTGATGCTGAGCGTCTGGTTAAAGAGATCGACTTTCAGACCCTGATCTTTGCCCGCCAGATGTTTGCTGTGGCAGCGGAATTGCAGGACCTGCCAAGCGAAGACCGCATCTCACCAATGTTTGAGGCTCTGTCTGAGGTAGATATGCCAGTGTGTGGCGACATTCGTGTGGAGACCCCTGACACCAACGAAGCGAAAGAGCTACTTAAGTTCTGCCGCAAGTTCACTGTGCCTCTGCGCCAAGCGATGCGTGGTAAGGGGCTGCTTCTTAAGAAAGAGCATAGTAAGAAGCCTGTAATGCACGTGTGCTTTGTGGCACCAGGTCACTGCTTTATCGGTTACTCCCTACCGGGTAACAACTCTCAGTTTTTTATGGGCATTCCGCGCCTTAAGTTCCCAGCAGATGCGCCAAGTCGTTCAACCCTGAAGCTTGAAGAGGCGTTCCATGTGTTTATTCCAAAGCATGAGTGGGATACACGTTTGTCATCAGGTATGTGGGCGGTGGATCTTGGGGCGTGTCCCGGCGGTTGGACCTATCAGCTAGTGAAGCGTTCTATGTTTGTACACGCTATCGATAACGGCATGATGGCGCAAAGCTTGATGGATACCGGTCAGGTGAAACACCATCAAGTGGACGGCTTTAAGTTTGAGCCACCACGTAAGAATGTAACTTGGTTGGTGTGCGACATGATCGAGAAGCCATCACGTGTAGCCCAACTAATGGGTGAGTGGTTGATTCAAGGTTGGTGTAAAGAGGCGATCTTTAACCTCAAGCTTCCTATGAAAGGGCGCTACGATGAGGTGGTTGATGATATTGAAAATCTTAAGATCTTCCTGCGTGATAATGGGGTGAAATACACCATGCAGGCGAAGCACCTTTACCATGACCGTGAAGAGATCACGGTGCACGTTCGCTCACATGCGAACCTTGGGTGGTAA